The sequence below is a genomic window from Bacteroidales bacterium MB20-C3-3.
AGGAGTTGCAAAAGTTTATAGTTAGTCCTGTGTAAGATTCTACCTCAACATTATTAAGATTTTTAACCGACTCTTTTATTATTTCTATTCTCTCTTCAATTGTAAAGAGTCCGCTTTTATTAATGTTGTATCCAACAGCAACAACAACTTTGTCAAATACTCTGAGAGATGACTGAAGGACATCAAGATGTCCTTTTGTGAAGGGGTCAAAAGATCCCGGAAAAACAGCTTTTCTCATCATATTCAGCACTCAATTACGCAACTGAAAACATAAGTTGCAGGGCCGGTTAGTTTAATGTCTGTATAGTTATCCTCTCCAGTATATGTGAATTCTACAGTTAGCTCTCCTCCTTTGGTCTCAATAATATTCTTTACAGTTTGAGGGATCTTAATATCTACTTTACTGTATGAAAACTTATTTCTGGTAAGCAGTTTATGATGAGCAATAGCCGATGCCGTTACTCCGGTTCCGCAGGAGAGGGTCTCGTCCTCAACACCTCTTTCGTATGTTCTTACTGATATTCTCTGCTCCTGCTCCTCATCAAATTTTGGTATATTGAATCTGCCCCAGCTTCCCTGAACAAAGTTAACATTAGTGCCTCCCGGAAAATGGGGGTGGTGTCTCCAAAGCTTCCCCTGCTCTCTTACATCATAATCACTTACATTCTCAACAAAAATCACCAAATGTGGTGATCCTGTATTTAACATATAGCTTTTTGGGGAGTAGTCCTTAACGCTTGTTACATCAGATATGCCAAGTTTAACTATGCAGGTTGAAGGTGAGTATTTAATAATTTCTGCCTCGTGAATACCATCAACAGCCTCAAAAGTAAAATCTTTAATTCCCTTATGTGCTGCAAAAGCCACTAATGAGCGTCCTCCGTTTCCGCACATAGTCCCCTCTCTTCCGTCTGCGTTGTAATAGACCATTGAAAATGAGTATTTTTTACTTCTATTGAGCAACATCAATCCATCTGCTCCAACTCCAAATCTGCGGTCACAAAGATGTTTAATCTGACTTTCGGTCAGTTCTAGCTGGCCCTCTCTGTTATCCAGGATAACAAAATCATTACCTGTTGCCTGGTATTTATATGCTGTTATTCTCATCATTTTTTCTCCTCTTCTTGAAAGAGGTTATTATCTGTTGTTAAATATGCTTTTTCCAATTCCAGTAAATAGCTCTTTTTATCTATTCCAATTGCAAAACCAGTAAGTTTATTATTTGCACCAACAACCCTGTGACAAGGGATTACAATTAAAAGGGGATTCATTTTACATGCTAATCCTACAGCTCTGCTGGCATCTCTGGATTCAACTATAGAGGCGATCTCTCCATATGTTTTTACCTCTCCGTATGGTATATTACTTAGCTCATGCCATACCCTTTTTTGGAATTCTGTCCCGTTTAATTTTACAGGGAGTTCAAAATTCTCTCTTTTCTCCTGAAAGTATTCGTCAAGTTGTCTTGCTGTCTCAGACAATATGGGGTGAGAGCGATTTGTCTCCTCAGAGAGGTTTTGTTCATCTTCACCAACATATTCTACTCCGATTAGATTTGAATCGTCACAGATTAGCTTTAGCCTTCCCATAGGGGTTTCGTGAATAGCCGAGAAAAGATTGTCCTCTTTATGAGATTTTATCTCTTTTAGCATAGATTTAGCCACTTTTTCAGAGGCTCCCTCACCACCAAGTAATTTTCTTACTCTTTTATATCCCGATAGAATCCTCTTTCTGTCTCTTCCAATAAGGATTTTTCCAATTTCTGCCGATATGTTTTCAGGAGTGCAATCCCATTGAAGGAGCTCCTTTACAAGCTCTTTGTCAAGAATTAAATTGACCAGGCTTGCGTATTTTACTTTGATAATTAATTTACCAAGCCATACAGTTACTGGATTCATTCCGTAACAAACAACCTGAGGAGTGTCAATTATTGCGCACTCAAGGCTGGCAGTACCTGAAGATACTGCTGCTGCATCAGAGTGTTTAAGAATGGAGTATGTCTCTCCAAAAAAGAGTTTTATTCTGCTGCCACTAAGATATTGCTGGTAGTATGATGGCTCTATCGAGGGGGCTCCGGCAAGTAAAAACTGATATTCGGGGTAATCATCCTCCAGCCCTCTTAACTTGGGAAGAAGATATGAAATTTCGTGTTTTCTGCTCCCGGCCAGCAAAGCAATAGTGGGTTTATTATCAATATGAAGACGAGAGGTAAATTCCTCTTTGGATTCTGAAAGTGCTTTGTCTGATATTATGCTGTCATATAATGGATTCCCAAAATATTTAACATCCATATTATGGCCTTTAAAGAACTCTTGTTCAAAGGGAAATATTATATATGTTTTATCAGTGTACCTTTTTAGTTTTTCAATTCTCGATTCCCCTCTGGCCCAGACTTTGGGCGGGATATAGTAAAATACTCTAAAACCTCTCTCTTTTCCAAATTTTGCAATACGCAGGTTAAAACCGGGATAGTCAATTAAGATAATAACATCAGGCTTCCAGTCCAGAATATCTTTTTTACAATGTGAAAGATTTTCTCTTATTTTTCCAAGTTTTGAAAGAACTTCAACTATACCCATTACGGCAGTATCGCTATAGTGTTTAACAAGACCATCATAAACAGATCTCATCAAATCACCGCCCCAGAATCTGAATTCAGCAGAAGGGTCTTCTTTAAGAAGACTTTTCATCAGATTGGAGCCGTGCAGGTCCCCGGACGCCTCCCCCGCAATGAGGTAATAACGCATATTGGTTTATTTAGAAGTTCATTACATTTCCCAGAGCCCGGATAATCTCTCCACCTCTGAGTAATCTGTTGTGTCAATTTTGTGAGGAACAATGCTAATGTATCCATCCTCAACCAAATTATGATCAGATTCCCTGTTATCAGGCTCCAGATTAAAAAACTCTCCAGTCATCCAGTAATAGTGGAACCCATAGGGATCTGTTCTCTCTTCAAACTCTTTTATCCACTGACCCTTTCCCTGATGACAGAATTTAATCCCCTTTATGGAGTTCAATGGTTTGTCCGGGAAATTTACATTTAAGAAAATCTCAGGTTTTGGAGGATTTTTCAAATATTGGTCAATTATAATTTTCCCGTAATGAATTGAAGCGGAGAAATCTGCATCTCTGTGATGAGATGAGAGAGAAAAGCCGACAGAGGGAATTCCGTAGACTGTCCCTTCAGCAGCGGCACCAAGTGTCCCTGAATAGAGAGAGGCAACCGAAGCATTTGATCCATGGTTAATTCCTGAAACAAGAAGATGTGGAGGATTTGATGAAAAAAGCTGATTCATAGCCATTTTTACACAATCTGCAGGCGTACCGCTGCATGCAAAAATCTTCAACCCCTCTTCTGACTTCAGCTCTGTAAGCCTTAAAGGTTTGCCTATAGTAAGTGCTGCTGACATACCTGACATTGCCTCAAATGGCGCTACGACTGTAATATCACCATATGGTCTCATCATATCAATAAGAGCAGAAATCCCTTTTGATTTTACTCCATCATCATTAGTTATCAGTATATTAAGCTTTTCTCCTGTAGTCTCCATAAAAAGATGAGTATATATTTGTCCTTACAATCCACAAAGTTAATAAATTTGGCACGATTTTGCATAAGTTCTATTTTTTGTAACTTTGTGCCGAAATTCTTTTGAAGTTTTATCAAACCAAAAATATTTTAAACAAAATGAGTAAAATTAAAGTAGGGATCAACGGTTTTGGCCGTATCGGAAGACTTGTCTTTCGTGCTGCCCAGGAGAGAAATGATATCCAGGTTGTTGCTATCAACGACCTTATAGATGTTGACTACATGGCATACATGCTTAAATACGACTCAGTTCATGGTCGTTTTAAGGGAGATGTTGAAGTTAAAGACGGGAAACTTATTGTAAATGGATTCCCAATCAGAGTAACTGCTGAAAAGAATCCGGCTGATCTGAAATGGGGTGAAGTTGGTGCAGAATATGTTGTAGAGTCAACAGGACTTTTTTTGACAAAAGAGAAATGTGAAGCTCACATTCAGGCAGGTGCAAAAAGAGTTATTATGTCTGCCCCATCTAAGGATGATACTCCAATGTTCGTATATGGAGTTAATCATAAGAAGTATGCCGGCGAACAGTTTGTTTCCAATGCATCTTGTACTACAAATTGTCTTGCACCTATCGTAAAAGTGCTTAATGAGAATTTTGGTATCATTGAAGGTCTAATGACAACAGTTCACGCTGCAACAAACACTCAGAAAACAGTTGATGCACCATCTGCTAAAGACTGGAGAGGCGGTCGTGCAGCTGGTGCTAACATAATTCCTTCTTCAACAGGTGCAGCTAAAGCTGTAGGCAGAGTTCTTCCGGAGATGAACGGTAAACTTACAGGTATGTCTTTCAGAGTTCCTACAGTTGATGTATCAGTTGTTGACCTTACCTGCCGTCTTGAAAAACCTGCAAGTTATGATGAGATTAAAGCAGCCATGAAGAAGGCTTCAGAGGGTGAACTTAAAGGTATCCTTGGTTACACTGAAGATGCTGTTGTTTCAACTGATTTTATAACAGACCCTCGCACATCAATTTTTGATGCTGAGGCTGGTATTTCCTTAAACCCTCATTTTGTGAAGGTGGTTTCATGGTATGATAACGAGTGGGGTTATTCAAACAAGGTACTGGATATGCTGGCACACATGGCCACTGTCAAGTAGTTTTCAGATTTCAAAATTTAATGAGGGTGGCTTTCGTATAGCCGCCCTTGTTTTTTTCATATATTTGTTTTCAAAACTTAAACTATGGGAATAAGAAAGAAAATCTCTCTTGGTTTCGTTGTCATTGGAGCCATTCTGTTTCTTTCAAGCTTGATTGCCATCTTTGAATTTAACAGAATGCGACATTCAGTTGCCGCACTTATGACAGACAATATAAACAGTATCAACACTTCAAGACTCCTTCTTGAACTGACTGATGAGTATAATTTTATGTTGCTGAGCAGCGTGATTCTGGATTCAACAATGAAGTCAGAGAAGATTGTGTACGATAACAGATTTGAAAGTTATATCTCTAACATAAAGAAGAAATTC
It includes:
- the lpxB gene encoding lipid-A-disaccharide synthase; the protein is MRYYLIAGEASGDLHGSNLMKSLLKEDPSAEFRFWGGDLMRSVYDGLVKHYSDTAVMGIVEVLSKLGKIRENLSHCKKDILDWKPDVIILIDYPGFNLRIAKFGKERGFRVFYYIPPKVWARGESRIEKLKRYTDKTYIIFPFEQEFFKGHNMDVKYFGNPLYDSIISDKALSESKEEFTSRLHIDNKPTIALLAGSRKHEISYLLPKLRGLEDDYPEYQFLLAGAPSIEPSYYQQYLSGSRIKLFFGETYSILKHSDAAAVSSGTASLECAIIDTPQVVCYGMNPVTVWLGKLIIKVKYASLVNLILDKELVKELLQWDCTPENISAEIGKILIGRDRKRILSGYKRVRKLLGGEGASEKVAKSMLKEIKSHKEDNLFSAIHETPMGRLKLICDDSNLIGVEYVGEDEQNLSEETNRSHPILSETARQLDEYFQEKRENFELPVKLNGTEFQKRVWHELSNIPYGEVKTYGEIASIVESRDASRAVGLACKMNPLLIVIPCHRVVGANNKLTGFAIGIDKKSYLLELEKAYLTTDNNLFQEEEKK
- the gap gene encoding type I glyceraldehyde-3-phosphate dehydrogenase encodes the protein MSKIKVGINGFGRIGRLVFRAAQERNDIQVVAINDLIDVDYMAYMLKYDSVHGRFKGDVEVKDGKLIVNGFPIRVTAEKNPADLKWGEVGAEYVVESTGLFLTKEKCEAHIQAGAKRVIMSAPSKDDTPMFVYGVNHKKYAGEQFVSNASCTTNCLAPIVKVLNENFGIIEGLMTTVHAATNTQKTVDAPSAKDWRGGRAAGANIIPSSTGAAKAVGRVLPEMNGKLTGMSFRVPTVDVSVVDLTCRLEKPASYDEIKAAMKKASEGELKGILGYTEDAVVSTDFITDPRTSIFDAEAGISLNPHFVKVVSWYDNEWGYSNKVLDMLAHMATVK
- the surE gene encoding 5'/3'-nucleotidase SurE, which gives rise to METTGEKLNILITNDDGVKSKGISALIDMMRPYGDITVVAPFEAMSGMSAALTIGKPLRLTELKSEEGLKIFACSGTPADCVKMAMNQLFSSNPPHLLVSGINHGSNASVASLYSGTLGAAAEGTVYGIPSVGFSLSSHHRDADFSASIHYGKIIIDQYLKNPPKPEIFLNVNFPDKPLNSIKGIKFCHQGKGQWIKEFEERTDPYGFHYYWMTGEFFNLEPDNRESDHNLVEDGYISIVPHKIDTTDYSEVERLSGLWEM
- the dapF gene encoding diaminopimelate epimerase produces the protein MMRITAYKYQATGNDFVILDNREGQLELTESQIKHLCDRRFGVGADGLMLLNRSKKYSFSMVYYNADGREGTMCGNGGRSLVAFAAHKGIKDFTFEAVDGIHEAEIIKYSPSTCIVKLGISDVTSVKDYSPKSYMLNTGSPHLVIFVENVSDYDVREQGKLWRHHPHFPGGTNVNFVQGSWGRFNIPKFDEEQEQRISVRTYERGVEDETLSCGTGVTASAIAHHKLLTRNKFSYSKVDIKIPQTVKNIIETKGGELTVEFTYTGEDNYTDIKLTGPATYVFSCVIEC